A region of Sugiyamaella lignohabitans strain CBS 10342 chromosome A, complete sequence DNA encodes the following proteins:
- the GAT1 gene encoding Gat1p (Transcriptional activator of nitrogen catabolite repression genes; contains a GATA-1-type zinc finger DNA-binding motif; activity and localization regulated by nitrogen limitation and Ure2p; different translational starts produce two major and two minor isoforms that are differentially regulated and localized; GO_component: GO:0005829 - cytosol [Evidence IDA] [PMID 10799523]; GO_component: GO:0005634 - nucleus [Evidence IEA,IEA]; GO_component: GO:0005634 - nucleus [Evidence IDA] [PMID 10799523]; GO_component: GO:0005634 - nucleus [Evidence IPI] [PMID 19380492]; GO_function: GO:0003677 - DNA binding [Evidence IEA]; GO_function: GO:0001077 - RNA polymerase II core promoter proximal region sequence-specific DNA binding transcription factor activity involved in positive regulation of transcription [Evidence ISA] [PMID 7568152]; GO_function: GO:0001077 - RNA polymerase II core promoter proximal region sequence-specific DNA binding transcription factor activity involved in positive regulation of transcription [Evidence IMP] [PMID 9106207]; GO_function: GO:0001076 - RNA polymerase II transcription factor binding transcription factor activity [Evidence IMP] [PMID 19380492]; GO_function: GO:0046872 - metal ion binding [Evidence IEA]; GO_function: GO:0043565 - sequence-specific DNA binding [Evidence IEA]; GO_function: GO:0043565 - sequence-specific DNA binding [Evidence IDA] [PMID 19111667]; GO_function: GO:0043565 - sequence-specific DNA binding [Evidence IDA] [PMID 19158363]; GO_function: GO:0043565 - sequence-specific DNA binding [Evidence IGI] [PMID 7568152]; GO_function: GO:0003700 - sequence-specific DNA binding transcription factor activity [Evidence IEA]; GO_function: GO:0008270 - zinc ion binding [Evidence IEA]; GO_process: GO:0090294 - nitrogen catabolite activation of transcription [Evidence IGI,IMP] [PMID 7568152]; GO_process: GO:0090294 - nitrogen catabolite activation of transcription [Evidence IGI,IMP] [PMID 8622686]; GO_process: GO:0001080 - nitrogen catabolite activation of transcription from RNA polymerase II promoter [Evidence IGI,IMP] [PMID 7568152]; GO_process: GO:0006355 - regulation of transcription, DNA-templated [Evidence IEA,IEA]; GO_process: GO:0006351 - transcription, DNA-templated [Evidence IEA]), producing the protein MLPGLLKMMIMDDIGPSFGGDDTSSSSPLPNNMHHGHIRAALDFIGSNTTDPLVKKESAEDTFQLPSALYFGNGEMTDDDMNITDENTASNAATAAVSSSSTSVSGQGSSSSSSSTSDIWKMYSKARFSMLPNRSRIENLTWRMMSMDIVNARANNNLTLASAHPISMSSGVDNLQSGYQLADGYPQFNSVSSSIRNMPTNHQVPNMNTSGAPDSNEWSAYNQHRRSQSIDTSQRPFQPANGQGQMGQFSVNDNQQSHLQHQHQQQQLQQQHHHQQQQQQQHQQHQQQLQQQQQQQQQLSYRSQSNSNLHSQAQQPSRLQYQPTAADLSSLQPQKPHGSPSFAALSPSPSASQSGPGSFDYAAHIKKLNNTIHQREHAPPLSRGTSFSRKRQANSPLALAAEGVSPAATSSNHDMQNEDGLVFGFATPEEEDNRFRFSLDPLVIEGLDGGLFGPSRPVSPKPSSNAHSLTTASPSVLNSQHQHHHQQRHHSSSSNSIQQFNSSSYSFHSTANPRDILTHSHSSSTASISDMYQLPSSIPSSAISSGATTPTFSVANGRESIFFDSIAKPRDDRRARFSVGMASSPVGNGWQDSVPHPRSYSDVNNTLPGSWHGGEHSQNASNTSLSSSMFQQRQLQNARHESAMSLDINNNPMADSSGANNPNSNNPSSFQHIHPSQLHNGSPSLQSELFQIGSLPNKSSTFFSLDTHDEMDEVQFNQPQGWKPKLTKTNSATTTSVLSQRLANSRKSTVAGGATGVAPSLAAAASAAIASTAVATPESEYSSPTSTPSGTATPGASESRTDSPSAASKQTTSKPAKETKPAVSSSSTSTPMSCTNCLTQTTPLWRRNTEGQPLCNACGLFLKLHGVVRPLSLKTDVIKKRNRGNGEEETTTTSGNKPRKSSSRRGSMVSERGSGSAPGSRRQSMTKARPKVTPTVVAEQLPATEKQPRQTTKVKQEPSVTVTSAIEDTPTTSPERRTGQWDWLTMTL; encoded by the coding sequence ATGCTGCCTGGTCTGCTTaaaatgatgataatggaTGACATAGGCCCATCTTTTGGCGGCGACGACACCAGCTCATCGTCACCTCTTCCGAACAATATGCACCATGGTCACATTCGCGCTGCTTTAGACTTTATCGGCAGTAATACCACTGATCCATTAGTAAAGAAAGAATCTGCCGAAGACACTTTTCAACTACCGAGTGCTCTATATTTTGGAAACGGTGAGATGACCGACGACGATATGAACATCACTGATGAAAATACTGCTTCAAATGCAGCCACTGCTGCAgtatcgtcatcatctacCTCGGTGTCGGGTCAAGGttcatcatcgtcttcttcctctaCATCGGATATTTGGAAAATGTACTCTAAAGCGAGGTTTTCAATGCTTCCCAATCGAAGTCGTATTGAAAATCTCACTTGGAGAATGATGTCCATGGATATTGTGAATGCTAGAGCTAATAACAATCTTACACTAGCATCGGCTCATCCTATATCCATGTCATCCGGTGTCGATAATTTACAGTCTGGATACCAGCTTGCTGACGGATATCCGCAATTCAACTCAGTTTCCAGTTCTATCAGAAACATGCCTACAAATCACCAGGTGCCAAACATGAACACGTCAGGTGCACCCGATTCAAACGAATGGAGCGCTTATAACCAGCATCGTCGCAGCCAGTCGATTGACACGTCACAGCGACCCTTTCAACCTGCAAATGGCCAGGGTCAAATGGGTCAGTTCAGTGTAAACGACAACCAGCAATCccatcttcagcatcagcatcaacaacagcaactacaacaacaacaccatcaccaacaacagcaacagcagcagcatcaacaacatcaacaacaacttcagcagcaacaacaacaacagcaacagctaTCATATCGGTCGCAATCAAATAGCAACCTTCATAGCCAAGCTCAACAACCATCACGACTTCAATATcagccaacagcagctgatCTGTCATCTTTACAACCCCAGAAACCCCATGGAAGTCCGTCTTTTGCTGCTCTGTCGCCAAGTCCATCCGCAAGTCAAAGTGGTCCTGGTTCTTTCGACTATGCTGCTCAtatcaagaagttgaacaaCACTATACATCAAAGAGAACATGCTCCACCATTATCACGAGGAACTTCGTTCTCCCGTAAGAGACAGGCAAACTCCCCACTAGCACTGGCTGCCGAGGGTGTTTCTCCCGCTGCTACTAGCAGCAACCATGATATGCAAAATGAGGACGGATTGGTGTTTGGATTTGCTACTcccgaagaagaggataaCCGGTTTAGATTCTCACTGGATCCGTTGGTTATTGAAGGTTTGGATGGAGGACTATTTGGCCCGTCTCGACCGGTATCTCCAAAACCATCGTCTAATGCCCACAGTTTGACCACTGCATCACCTTCGGTTCTCAACagccagcatcagcatcatcaccaacaaagACATCattcctcttcatccaaTAGCATTCAACAATTCAACTCATCTTCCTACTCATTCCATTCTACTGCCAACCCACGAGACATTCTCACACATTCCCATTCATCATCCACTGCTTCTATTTCTGACATGTACCAACTTCCTTCATCAATCCCATCTTCAGCTATTTCCAGTGGAGCCACTACTCCGACCTTTTCAGTTGCCAATGGACGAGAATCGATCTTTTTCGACTCTATTGCTAAACCAAGAGATGACCGACGAGCACGATTTTCAGTTGGCATGGCATCGTCTCCAGTTGGCAATGGTTGGCAAGACTCGGTACCACATCCACGGTCATATTCTGATGTCAACAATACTCTTCCAGGATCATGGCATGGAGGTGAACACAGTCAAAACGCAAGCAACACGAGTCTTAGTAGCAGCATGTTTCAACAGCGCCAGCTCCAAAATGCTCGTCATGAGTCTGCCATGTCTCTagacatcaacaacaatccCATGGCCGATTCGTCTGGTGCAAACAATCCAAACTCTAACAACCCATCTTCGTTCCAGCATATCCATCCATCGCAACTTCACAACGGGTCCCCATCTCTTCAAAGCGAATTATTCCAAATTGGAAGTTTGCCAAACAAGTCTTCtactttcttctctttggATACACACGATGAGATGGACGAGGTTCAGTTCAACCAACCTCAAGGTTGGAAACCCAAGCTCACCAAGACCAACTCCGCTACTACCACATCTGTCCTATCACAACGTCTGGCTAACAGTCGGAAATCGacagttgctggtggtgcaaCGGGAGTAGCTCCATCtttagctgctgctgctagtgctgCTATCGCTTCGACAGCAGTTGCGACACCCGAGAGTGAATACAGTTCACCGACATCCACGCCTTCAGGAACAGCAACTCCAGGAGCATCCGAGTCCAGAACAGATTCACCATCTGCCGCCAGCAAACAAACAACCTCCAAACCTGCTAAAGAAACCAAACCTGCTGTTAGCTCATCCTCGACTTCAACTCCCATGTCCTGTACCAACTGTCTTACCCAGACAACACCACTGTGGAGACGTAACACCGAGGGTCAACCGCTCTGTAACGCCTGTGGACTGTTCTTAAAACTCCACGGAGTCGTAAGACCACTTTCCCTGAAGACCGACGTGATCAAGAAACGAAACCGGGGtaatggagaagaagaaaccaCCACTACTAGCGGCAACAAACCACGGAAATCCAGCTCCCGTCGCGGATCCATGGTTTCTGAGCGAGGATCTGGCAGTGCACCTGGATCACGACGTCAATCGATGACCAAAGCACGACCCAAGGTCACCCCAACCGTAGTAGCCGAGCAACTTCCCGCAACCGAGAAACAGCCCCGACAGACCACCAAAGTCAAACAAGAGCCCTCCGTTACCGTCACCTCGGCCATCGAAGACACCCCCACAACATCCCCCGAAAGACGCACCGGCCAGTGGGACTGGCTGACCATGACACTATAG
- the SVL3 gene encoding Svl3p (hypothetical protein; mutant phenotype suggests a potential role in vacuolar function; green fluorescent protein (GFP)-fusion protein localizes to the cell periphery, cytoplasm, bud, and bud neck; relocalizes from bud neck to cytoplasm upon DNA replication stress; SVL3 has a paralog, PAM1, that arose from the whole genome duplication; GO_component: GO:0005938 - cell cortex [Evidence IEA]; GO_component: GO:0005933 - cellular bud [Evidence IEA]; GO_component: GO:0005933 - cellular bud [Evidence IDA] [PMID 14562095]; GO_component: GO:0005935 - cellular bud neck [Evidence IEA]; GO_component: GO:0005935 - cellular bud neck [Evidence IDA] [PMID 14562095]; GO_component: GO:0005935 - cellular bud neck [Evidence IDA] [PMID 22842922]; GO_component: GO:0005934 - cellular bud tip [Evidence IDA] [PMID 22842922]; GO_component: GO:0005737 - cytoplasm [Evidence IEA,IEA]; GO_component: GO:0005737 - cytoplasm [Evidence IDA] [PMID 14562095]; GO_function: GO:0050661 - NADP binding [Evidence IEA]; GO_function: GO:0050662 - coenzyme binding [Evidence IEA]; GO_function: GO:0003674 - molecular_function [Evidence ND]; GO_function: GO:0016491 - oxidoreductase activity [Evidence IEA]; GO_function: GO:0016616 - oxidoreductase activity, acting on the CH-OH group of donors, NAD or NADP as acceptor [Evidence IEA]; GO_process: GO:0006897 - endocytosis [Evidence IMP] [PMID 9751732]; GO_process: GO:0055114 - oxidation-reduction process [Evidence IEA]) has product MIRDLVLFLQTSGLDASIVSSPGAFLKHQWQRAIPLIAFEPLSIMLDISDPAKLASSVVARPIYEGIINELLLIAKRQGGPECESLGSLDDFVHPMLIQSVTPKILTSTSPVFPHSSSVYMYYEYFYRFNIPVDIILLHPILLSDELGLSASTPYLECVFAFMTQLAKLNDHEDASTLWHRKNITVSGAGSLLAPPATTSTASSPASSNTGSSNSLLSTSVVDSKPASAASLAALKAREDALYKREQALLAREQHVYSLETNQHPPPNRRGSYQQQQQQQPLQQPQYQQQHQQQHQQQHQKQPSQQYYYPSQQQLQQQQRPPVPQGQAPQGQVPNRPPSRQQQQHNLAAPPPLSRPSIRTSPKRYTEPVLNFSSPQPVKNKEIDMMNITARRSRRSVGGPGSHNSELHLNRIGSSAGYHRMSSPTLSTLAGNAGGPQPFSQQFDLNDIVSGTDRYSMVANKPAATVKRLSSTIFRTGGGASQSRSNSISSQAASAYAFTNQIPCSQMNGYSSQNSSSSNGSNSSNTYVNGSGGASPYTNGVANSNGMINGTTNGTLHVHGK; this is encoded by the coding sequence ATGATTAGAGACCTCGTTTTGTTCTTACAAACCTCGGGCTTGGATGCGTCAATTGTTTCTAGTCCAGGTGCTTTTTTGAAACACCAGTGGCAGAGAGCCATTCCGTTAATAGCTTTTGAACCGCTGTCTATTATGCTCGATATCAGTGATCCGGCTAAACTGGCGTCTAGTGTTGTTGCCAGACCCATTTATGAGGGCATTATTAATGAATTATTACTAATTGCAAAGCGCCAAGGTGGTCCTGAATGCGAAAGTTTGGGTTCGCTCGACGATTTTGTACACCCTATGCTTATTCAGTCTGTAACCCCGAAAATCCTCACCTCGACATCTCCTGTTTTCCCTCATTCTTCGTCTGTTTACATGTATTACGAGTACTTTTACCGGTTCAACATTCCTGTCGACATTATTTTGCTTCATCCCATTCTCTTGTCTGATGAGTTAGGACTGTCTGCTTCTACCCCTTATTTAGAATGTGTTTTTGCGTTTATGACCCAGTTAGCCAAGCTCAACGACCATGAAGATGCATCGACTTTGTGGCATAGAAAGAATATCACCGTTTCAGGTGCCGGTTCTTTACTCGCTCCTCCTGCTACTACCTCTACAGCATCTTCTCCAGCCAGTAGCAacactggcagcagcaatagtCTGCTGTCGACCTCGGTAGTCGATTCGAAACCTGCGTCGGCTGCATCTCTTGCTGCTTTAAAAGCTCGTGAAGATGCTCTGTATAAACGGGAACAAGCGCTGCTAGCTCGCGAACAGCATGTTTACAGTCTCGAAACCAATCAGCACCCTCCTCCAAACCGAAGAGGatcttatcagcaacaacaacagcagcagccattgcaacaaccacagtatcaacagcaacatcaacagcagcatcaacaacaacatcaaaaGCAACCATCGCAACAATATTACTATCCATCACAGCAACAACtgcagcaacagcaaagACCACCAGTTCCCCAAGGACAAGCTCCTCAAGGACAGGTTCCTAACAGACCACCATCAcgccaacaacaacaacacaaCCTTgctgcaccaccacctctgTCCAGACCATCGATTAGAACATCACCTAAACGATACACTGAACCTGTTCTGAACTTCAGTTCGCCACAACCtgtcaaaaacaaagaaaTCGACATGATGAACATTACTGCTAGACGGTCGAGACGGTCGGTGGGCGGTCCTGGATCCCACAACTCAGAGCTTCATTTGAACAGAATTGGGTCTTCTGCCGGTTACCACCGCATGTCGTCTCCTACCTTGTCGACATTAGCAGGAAATGCCGGAGGACCCCAGCCTTTTTCTCAACAGTTTGACTTGAATGACATTGTATCTGGAACTGACCGATACAGCATGGTTGCAAACAAACCAGCTGCCACTGTTAAAAGACTGTCGTCGACGATATTCCGCACTGGTGGCGGAGCTTCGCAATCGAGATCAAACTCTATCAGCTCTCAAGCAGCCTCGGCCTATGCTTTTACCAACCAGATCCCTTGTTCACAAATGAACGGATACTCATCACAGAACAGCTCCTCGTCAAATGGAAGTAACTCATCAAATACCTATGTCAACGGAAGCGGAGGAGCAAGCCCCTATACCAATGGTGTCGCTAACTCCAACGGCATGATAAACGGGACAACAAACGGAACCTTGCACGTACACGGAAAGTAA
- the EGD1 gene encoding Egd1p (Subunit beta1 of the nascent polypeptide-associated complex (NAC); involved in protein targeting, associated with cytoplasmic ribosomes; enhances DNA binding of the Gal4p activator; homolog of human BTF3b; EGD1 has a paralog, BTT1, that arose from the whole genome duplication; GO_component: GO:0005737 - cytoplasm [Evidence IEA,IEA]; GO_component: GO:0005854 - nascent polypeptide-associated complex [Evidence IDA] [PMID 10219998]; GO_component: GO:0005634 - nucleus [Evidence IEA,IEA]; GO_function: GO:0051082 - unfolded protein binding [Evidence IMP] [PMID 9482879]; GO_process: GO:0051083 - 'de novo' cotranslational protein folding [Evidence IPI] [PMID 10219998]; GO_process: GO:0006620 - posttranslational protein targeting to membrane [Evidence IGI] [PMID 10518932]; GO_process: GO:0015031 - protein transport [Evidence IEA]; GO_process: GO:0006355 - regulation of transcription, DNA-templated [Evidence IEA]; GO_process: GO:0006351 - transcription, DNA-templated [Evidence IEA]; GO_process: GO:0006810 - transport [Evidence IEA]): MDADKLARLQKSVRIGGKGTPRRKVKRTAKNTEGDDKKLQAALQKVQVQPITGIESVNMFKDDGTVLHFPRASVQASVPSNTFAITGNPVEKTMSEMLPEVLSSMGPESLEQLRQLTEQLKAGTGAKEAEDDDIPELVEGENFEDRVD, encoded by the coding sequence ATGGACGCCGATAAGTTAGCTCGTCTTCAGAAGTCCGTCAGAATCGGCGGTAAGGGTACTCCTCGTCGTAAGGTCAAGAGAACCGCCAAGAACACCGAGGGCGATGACAAGAAGCTCCAAGCCGCTCTTCAAAAGGTCCAAGTTCAACCCATCACCGGTATTGAGTCGGTTAACATGTTCAAGGACGACGGCACTGTTCTGCACTTCCCCCGTGCCTCTGTTCAAGCCTCTGTTCCTTCCAACACATTTGCCATCACCGGTAACCCCGTTGAGAAGACCATGAGCGAGATGCTTCCCGAGGTCCTTTCTTCCATGGGTCCTGAGTCTTTGGAGCAATTGCGTCAACTCACCGAGCAACTCAAGGCCGGTACCGGTGCTAAGGAGGCCGAGGACGACGATATTCCCGAGCTCGTCGAGGGCGAGAACTTCGAGGACCGTGTCGACTAA
- the GAD1 gene encoding glutamate decarboxylase GAD1 (Glutamate decarboxylase; converts glutamate into gamma-aminobutyric acid (GABA) during glutamate catabolism; involved in response to oxidative stress; GO_component: GO:0005737 - cytoplasm [Evidence IDA] [PMID 11914276]; GO_component: GO:0005737 - cytoplasm [Evidence IDA] [PMID 14562095]; GO_function: GO:0016831 - carboxy-lyase activity [Evidence IEA,IEA]; GO_function: GO:0003824 - catalytic activity [Evidence IEA]; GO_function: GO:0004351 - glutamate decarboxylase activity [Evidence IEA,IEA]; GO_function: GO:0004351 - glutamate decarboxylase activity [Evidence IMP] [PMID 11031268]; GO_function: GO:0016829 - lyase activity [Evidence IEA,IEA]; GO_function: GO:0030170 - pyridoxal phosphate binding [Evidence IEA]; GO_process: GO:0019752 - carboxylic acid metabolic process [Evidence IEA]; GO_process: GO:0034599 - cellular response to oxidative stress [Evidence IMP] [PMID 11031268]; GO_process: GO:0006538 - glutamate catabolic process [Evidence IMP] [PMID 11031268]; GO_process: GO:0006536 - glutamate metabolic process [Evidence IEA]) produces MSLSDDVNAETLLAKLQKTTPDSAVGLRAGNQNTTEGSHDLARYIHEPIPKFRMQEAAIDKRIVASVIRSELDLDGIPSLNLASFVNTFIEEPALSLLADNIGKNLADGDEYPALQTIHQRCVAILSNLWNVPKGELGVGTATTGSSEAIHLGGLAMKRRWEAAQRAKGRDIKGVTPNIIMGSNAQVALEKFARYFDVTARLLPVDAENSYGFNPQDLKKTVDENTIGVFVIAGSTYTGHYQDVEAVSDVLDEIEKETGISVDIHVDGASGALVAPFVTPSLKFDFRIDRVKSINTSGHKFGLVTVGLGWIIWRDRKYLPEELLFTLHYLGGSEDTYTLNFSRPGFPVIHQYYNFVSLGLEGYRNLHSASLANARLFATFLEATGYFEVLSDIHRPKGVHSYTGKPSDITNQDPEFYNPGLPVVSFRFSKSFREQYPMIPQQAVSTLLRVRGYIIPNYPMPADLEDIEVLRVVVRASLSVDILDMLMEHIVATVQKLTSSVKDHYTAETESDKLYKTLLALTTSNPLDSEHPQYWDFQEETGTRSGHSHGTKC; encoded by the coding sequence ATGTCTCTCTCTGACGACGTCAACGCTGAAACCTTGCTGGCCAAGCTTCAGAAAACCACTCCTGATTCGGCCGTTGGTCTGCGTGCTGGAAACCAGAACACCACCGAAGGTTCACACGACTTGGCTCGTTATATCCATGAGCCCATTCCCAAGTTCCGTATGCAAGAGGCTGCAATTGACAAGCGCATTGTTGCGTCTGTCATCCGTTCTGAACTTGATTTGGACGGTATCCCTTCACTCAACTTGGCTTCCTTTGTCAACACCTTCATTGAAGAGCCTGCTTTGAGTTTGCTCGCTGACAATATTGGCAAGAACTTGGCTGATGGTGACGAGTACCCTGCTTTGCAAACCATTCACCAAAGATGTGTTGCTATCTTGTCCAACCTCTGGAACGTCCCCAAGGGCGAATTGGGTGTTGGTACTGCCActactggttcttctgaAGCTATTCACTTGGGAGGTTTGGCCATGAAGAGACGTTGGGAAGCTGCTCAAAGGGCTAAAGGAAGAGATATTAAAGGCGTCACTCCTAACATCATCATGGGATCCAATGCCCAAGTTGCTTTGGAGAAGTTTGCCCGTTACTTTGACGTCACTGCCAGATTGTTACcagttgatgctgaaaacTCGTACGGATTCAATCCTCAGGACTTGAAAAAAACTGTTGATGAAAATACCATTGGTGTTTTTGTGATTGCCGGTTCTACTTATACTGGACACTACCAAGACGTCGAAGCTGTTTCTGATGTTCTTGATGAGATTGAGAAGGAGACTGGtatttctgttgatatACATGTCGATGGTGCCAGTGGTGCTCTTGTTGCTCCTTTTGTGACTCCCAGTCTCAAGTTCGATTTCCGTATTGATCGTGTCAAGTCCATCAATACCAGTGGCCACAAGTTCGGTCTTGTCACTGTAGGATTGGGCTGGATCATCTGGAGAGATCGTAAGTACCTCCCTGAAGAGCTCTTGTTTACTCTCCACTATTTGGGAGGAAGTGAAGACACCTACACTCTTAACTTCTCGAGACCTGGTTTCCCCGTCATTCACCAGTACTACAACTTTGTCAGTCTCGGACTCGAGGGCTACAGAAACCTGCACAGTGCTTCGCTCGCCAACGCCCGTTTGTTTGCCACTTTCCTTGAGGCCACTGGATACTTTGAGGTTTTGAGTGATATCCACAGACCCAAGGGTGTACACAGTTACACTGGAAAGCCCTCGGATATCACCAACCAGGACCCCGAATTCTACAATCCCGGTCTTCCCGTTGTGTCATTCCGTTTCTCCAAGAGTTTCAGAGAACAGTATCCCATGATCCCCCAACAAGCTGTCTCGACTCTTCTGCGTGTTCGAGGCTACATCATCCCCAACTACCCCATGCCAGCCGACCTCGAGGACATCGAAGTGCTCCGAGTGGTGGTTCGAGCCTCGCTCTCGGTCGACATCCTCGATATGCTCATGGAACACATCGTGGCCACCGTGCAAAAACTCACCTCGTCGGTCAAGGACCACTACACCGCCGAAACCGAGTCCGACAAGCTCTACAAGACCCTGCTGGCCCTTACCACGTCGAATCCACTCGACTCGGAACACCCTCAATACTGGGACTTCCAGGAGGAGACCGGCACCCGAAGCGGCCACTCTCACGGTACCAAGTGTTAA